From one Corvus cornix cornix isolate S_Up_H32 chromosome 21, ASM73873v5, whole genome shotgun sequence genomic stretch:
- the ERRFI1 gene encoding ERBB receptor feedback inhibitor 1 has product MSTAGVAAQEMRVPLKTGFLHTSQGMGSLKTCWGTHSGFENAFFNVDPIAVTYNLNPSTEQHLPSIGHSSNQASMNDHIAGSCIQVPSQKSSPPPVSPKNEQSVSRYDDHLVPGFSKLSLTMGCVSEETPPHMPIKNGPIQFLSASSNDRSSRPLPPLPISEHFTPDEVDKEVEFLTSSDTDFLLEDYELPPFKSSAPSRRSFRGCGQINYAYFDTPTGPKPEDANPTQSLNVYISSIYPPPQQLHRRLRRSHSGPAGSLNKPIVRLTGHLNRSSPTSDEDKPEIPPRVPIPPRALKPDYRRWSAEVASSAYSDEDRPPKVPPREPLSRSNSRTPSPKSLPSYLNGVMPPTQSFAPDPKYVSSKALQRQNSEGSSNRVPCILPIIENGKKASSTHYYLLPERPPYLDKYEKFFREAEERSSNTEVQSWSGDCTATSAPVKLDSKPRMDIGGPLKRKHLSYVVSP; this is encoded by the exons ATGTCAACTGCAGGGGTTGCTGCTCAGGAGATGAGAGTCCCATTAAAAACCGGATTTCTTCACACCAGTCAAGGCATGGGCAGTCTGAAAACCTGCTGGGGTACCCACAGTGGATTTGAAAA tgctttcTTTAATGTGGACCCTATAGCAGTGACATATAATTTAAACCCATCAACCGAGCAACATTTGCCATCCATTG GGCACTCTTCCAACCAGGCTTCCATGAATGACCACATTGCTGGAAGTTGCATCCAAGTCCCATCTCAGAAATCCAGTCCACCTCCTGTAAGTCCCAAAAATGAACAGTCAGTTTCAAGATACGACGACCATCTTGTTCCTGGCTTTAGTAAACTGTCATTAACCATGGGCtgtgtttctgaagaaacaCCTCCTCACATGCCAATAAAAAATGGACCAATTCAATTTCTGTCTGCATCTTCTAATGATCGCAGCTCCAGGCCATTACCCCCTCTGCCTATATCTGAACACTTTACTCCAGATGAGGTTGACAAAGAGGTAGAATTCCTGACTAGCTCAGATACTGACTTTTTGTTAGAAGATTATGAACTTCCCCCTTTTAAATCCAGTGCTCCAAGCCGTCGGAGCTTTAGGGGCTGTGGACAAATCAACTATGCATATTTCGATACTCCAACAGGACCAAAACCAGAAGATGCCAACCCTACACAAAGCCTAAATGTGTACATATCCAGTATTTAtcctcctccacagcagctgcatcGACGCCTGCGAAGGTCCCATTCCGGGCCAGCTGGATCTCTCAATAAACCCATAGTAAGACTAACTGGACACTTAAACAGGTCGTCTCCAACTTCTGATGAAGATAAACCAGAGATTCCACCAAGGGTTCCCATACCCCCAAGGGCTCTCAAACCAGACTACAGAAGGTGGTCAGCAGAAGTCGCTTCCAGTGCGTACAGTGATGAAGACAGGCCTCCCAAAGTACCCCCCCGAGAACCTTTGTCACGCAGCAATTCCCGTACCCCCAGTCCCAAAAGCCTTCCATCATACCTCAATGGGGTTATGCCCCCCACCCAGAGCTTTGCACCTGATCCTAAGTATGTCAGCAGCAAAGCTCTACAAAGACAAAATAGTGAAGGATCTTCAAATAGGGTCCCTTGCATTCTTCCAATTATTGAAAATGGTAAGAAGGCCAGTTCAACGCACTACTATCTGCTACCAGAGAGACCTCCATATTTGGACAAGTATGAGAAATTCTTCAgagaagcagaggagaggagctCTAACACTGAGGTTCAGTCCTGGTCTGGTGACTGCACAGCCACCTCAGCCCCAGTAAAACTGGACTCAAAACCCAGAATGGACATAGGTGGTCCCCTGAAACGAAAACACCTGTCCTACGTGGTTTCCCCTTAG